The window GCGCCACTGCCGATTACAAAGGGTCTGACTCTGGCCGGAGGCGAGACATTCCAGACGCACGTCCTCGCAATAAACACCGCCTGAGCAGACGATCAAATCGTCCATCGCCGCGGTGGCCGCGGTGGCCGCGAATGAGAAGCCGAACGCGGCCAGGCACACGGTGAGCAACTTGATCTTCACTCGAACGCTCCTTGTCGATGGTTGAATCAGCAGTACATCATTGGCGCTCCTCACGGAGCCGGACCACCTTACGTGTTGATGGTCGCCGCGGTCCAGGGACGATTCGGGCCCGGGGCATCAAGGGGAGATGCCCTGGACCTCGAAGGTCTGGACGGTGTTGGCGGGGAACCACGACCAGAAGCGCTTCCCGCTCAAGCTCGTGTCACGGTATTGCGCGTACCGCTCTCCCCCGCTCGCGGTCACCGTGGACCAACGGGTGATGGGGCCACTGACCGTGCCGAATCGGGACAAATCATAGTTGATCCACTGGGCCGTCGCGAAGTTCACCGTCACCACGACCAGCTTGCGGGCCGCGGCGTCATAGGCGAACACGGTGTTGCGGTCATCGCCACTCAGCAGGGTCATGCCCGGCCGGATGTGTCGGCTGAACTGGGCCATGACATACCATTTGGCATTGGCCGTCCCGATCCAGTTGTCACCGGGGTTGGACTGGACGAGACCCCACCCCCCGCTGTCGAACGGCTGCCAGTAGACCCAGGCGGACGGGTGGTACTCCCACAGATCGCGCATGATGGAGTCCGCCATCGGCATGCCGCTGCCATCTCCATCCCCATACTCGGAGACCCAGCGCCGCTTGCCACTCGTGGCCGAGTAGAGGGGACCCCGGTTCGGCCCCCGGTAGGGCTCGAGGCCACTGTAGCCGTGCACGTTCATCTGGTTGACCAGACCCTTCGTGGTCGCATCGAAGGCGTTCCAGGTGCTGAGCGCCCGGTCCGGAGAGTTCTCGTCCGAGGCGGAGATGCCCACGTTCTGGAGCCCCCGGTTGTTCAGCTCGGTGCGCAGGTGGCCGAGGACCTGGCGTTGCGTGGCGTTGTCGAAGTGACAGCCTTCCTGGTTCTTGGGGTACGTCCACCAGGTTTCCGCCGGCTCGTTGAACGGCTCGACCGTGGTGAAGTTCACGCCCCAGTGGTCCTTGGCGTACTTGACGACGGTGGCCAGATAGCGAGCGAAGTCGCCGTGGTTCCAGGACTGGAGGTTGTCACCGCCGCCATTGCTGCCCGCGGAGCTCTTGTTGTAGTCCATCCACCACATGGGTGAGTTGGAGAACGCCTCGAAGACGTTCGCACCGCGATCCCGTGCCTTCCACATCATGTTGCGCTGCCGGGAGTCCGTGTTCCAGTCGAAGCTGGAAGAGGAGGGATCCGTGCTGGACCAGTCGAGCCAATAGCCAGGGATGCGCTTGAAGTCCGGGAGCGTGCTCGTGGAGGGATACAGGGGAACGGTCGTCCCGACGGCCCGGGTGCCATAACCGCCGATGTTGTAACGGACCACGTTCATGCCGAGACCCGGCACGGAGTAGGTGCCAGCGTTGGTGGACAGGCTCACCGCGGCGTTGTGGGTGAAGACGGCATCCGCCAGGTCCTCGCGGTCTCCGAAGGCATGGGCCCACCAGGCCAGCGAACAGCCCCACCCCTGCCACGTGCCGAAGGTGCTGGAGGGGTTGGGCGTGGCGACATAGTCGGCCCGTGCCTGGGTCGCACCGAGCGTCAGTGCCGCGACGAGTGAGGTCGCGACACGGGCCGCCCATGAGAAGGACTTCCTTGCTTGAATCGACATGTCATCGAGCCTAACCCCGCCTCGACGGGAAAGACATGCAAAACATGTAAGCCAGAGAAACGCGGTCAAACCCTCCGCTTCGCGCAGCCCGGGGACACGGTCGCACGGCGTCTCATGAGTCGACCGGGTGACAGCGGGGTACAGTGGCAACCTGTCTCCAGCAGCCAGGCTGGACGGGGTCGACGCCTTCGATGCGCGAAGGAGTGTCCCCGGTGGCTTCGCTCCTGTGAAATTCTCGAGCCAGGGGGCTAGAATCGGGGAGCCGCCCCTGAACCCTGGAGGCCGTACTTTGAAACCATGCGTCGCCGCGGTGGTGGGTCTCCTCCTGCTCGCTCCGGTGGAAGCCTTCAGCTTCGCCACCGGCAAGGACGTGACGTTCGTCAGCGTGGAGTTGCTCGACTCCACGGGAACGGCGGACTCCTGTGACGATGACGGAGTGCTCGACACGGGCGAGACCGCGCGCGTGCACGTCACGCTGCGCAACAACGGCACCGAGCGGCTCGCGAAGACGAGCATGACGCTCTCCAGCGAGGACCCGGACGTCTCCTTCCCCAAGGGGGAGAAGGTGCTCTTTCCCGCCTCGGATCCGGGCAAGAACACCAGCGCGGAGCTGACGATGAGACTCTCGGGTCCCGCCAAGCCACGCGATATCACCCTGCGCATCGACTACCGCGACGACGAGCAGCAGGTGCCTGGAGACAAGACGCACACGGCGGTGTACCGGGTGAACACGGACGAGCTGCCGGGGACGAGCACCCACGAGACGGTGGAGTCACCCCATCACCCGTGGACCCTCGCGGCCAGCACGAAGAACCTCTCGCCGTGGACGCGCCAGATCGATCCGACGGACACGAACTGGTTCTTCCGCGGACCGAACAACGCGGTGATCGGAGAACTCACGCTCGTCTCGCCACCCCTCCAGGTATCGGAGACCGAGGCGTTCCGGTTCACCTTCCAGCATCGCTACTCCTTCGAGCGACTCGACTCGAACGTCTCCTATGACGGCGCCGTCATCGAGCTGAGCCCGGATGGCGGGAAGACCTGGGTGAATATCGGCACCTCGGTAGACCCCACCTACAACTCGACCATCTATGCGTCAGGGGACAACCCACTCAAGGGCTGGAAGGCGTATGGAGGCCAGAGTCCCGGCTACCCCGCGTTCGCTCCGGCCACCGCCAACCTCGCGACCAACTACGCGGGAAAGACGGTGCTCCTCCGCTTCCGCATCGGCACGGACTCCGAGCAGGGCGACACGGGCTGGGACCTGGATGACCTCCAGTTCGAGGGGCTGGTGAACACCCCCTTCAGCTCGTCGGGGCCGCACCGGGGCCTGTGCCTCAACCGGGTGCCGGTGGCGAACGCGGGCCCGGATCAGACCGTCAACGAGCGGCGCCTGGTGACGCTCTCTGGCAGCGGAACGGATCCCGAGGGCCGCCCGCTCACCTACGAGTGGAAGCAGACCAAGGGCCCGACCGTGTCACTCAGTGACGCGAGCGCGCCCAACCCCACCTTCGTCTCGCCCAAGGTGACGGCGGACACGGATTTCCAGTTCGAGCTGCGGGTGCGCGATGAGGTGAACACGAGCCTCCCAGACTCGGTGAACGTGCGGGTGCGCGACCTCCCCCAAGGCAACCACGCGCCCACGGTGACAGCCAAGCTGGAATTGAGCGTCTTCGAGCTGGACACGGTGACCCTGGAGGCCTCGGGCACGGACGCGGACGGGGATCCCCTCACCTACCAGTGGACGCAGGTGGGCAGGCCCCCCGTCACCCTGGACGGTGCCACCACTGAAAAGGCCACCTTCGTCGCCCCCGAGGTGACGGAGACACTCAAGCTCACCTTCCAGATCGTCGCCAGCGACGGCGAGCAGTCGAGCGCCCCGGTCACCGTCACCGTGACCGTGAACAACCGTGAGCATGCGCCGGTGGCCGCGGTGGAGCCGGTGGATGCTGTGGAAGAGGGCTCCCTCGTGACGCTCAAGGGGAGCGCCACGGATGAGGATGGGGTGACCAGGTTCGCCTACACGTGGAAACAGGTGAGCGGCCCCAGCGTCTCCCTGAGCGACCGCGACACGGCCTCGCCCTCCTTCACCGCGCCCAACGTGGACAAGGAGACGAAGCTGATCTTCCAGCTCGTCGTGAGCGATGGAAAGCTGGACAGCAAACCGGTGAGGGTGACCGTGGTCGTCCAGGACACGTCGCTGGAGGCCCAGGCGGGTGCGGACCAGCGCGTGCGTGAGGGCAGTGGGGTGACGCTCAACGGCTCGGACTCGAAGGGCACCGGCCTGGACTACACCTGGACCCAGGTGGACGGTCCCCCGGTGAACCTCATCCTGGCGGGCTCGAAAGCCATGTTCAACACGCCCGACGTGGATGAGGAGACGGCACTCACCTTCCAGCTCCAGGTGACGGACGGCCGCGGAAGAAGCAGCGAGGACACCGTCACCGTGCGCGTGACCGACCAGTTGCCGTCTGCTCCGGACTCGGGCTGTGGCTGCGCCGGGGGCCAGGATGGGGGCGTGCCCATGGCGGTCCTCCTGCTGCTCTCGGCGCTCGGCTTTCGTTTTCCGAAGAAGAGCTGAGGATCTGGCCCTGGACTGGAGGTGAGGCCTTCACCTTCAACCCGCGGAGCTGATCCTGAAACGGGTTCTCAGGCGCCTCCGAGCGACAATGCCGCGGCTCGCCGGAGCCAAGGCGTCAGGTTCGTGCCATCACCGGAAACCGATGAGGCCCGGACGGTGGCCCCAGGTTGCGCACGAAGAGGTAGGCCTCCGAGTCCTCGCCGACGACCTCCGCCCGAGGCCACCAGCGCTCGGGCGTGAAGCCGAAGTGGACCGCGGTGATGGGCTGGTCAATCAATCGTGGGATGTGGGGCCGCAGGTCGAAGGGCTCACGCGCGAAGATGTCGTCGATGTAGAGCGTGCCATCCTCGACACCGGCGAACACCCAGGCATCCGCGTGCAGTTGGCGCAGCGGTCGGGAAAAGGCATTCGCCGCATACCAGCTCGCGATCCTCGCATGGCCGCGTGAGCCGAAGTGATCAGTCACCGGGAGCCCCTCTTCGGACAGGGAGACCAGTCCCGAGCGCACCTGGGCCTCCTCCAGCTCGAGCACCGGCGCGGGCTCACCTCCAGGCACCGCGTGGAACGCCGCGCCGAACAACGCCTGCGTCCGAGGCGTGAACCCGAAGCGCGGATAGAAACCGAGCACGTTCTCGTTGGCGAACAACAGCACGGGCGCTTCGCCGCAAGACTCGAGCGCCGCCCGCATCACCACCCGCGACAACCCCCTGCCCCGGTGGGAGGGCACGCAGCCGACCGCGCCGAACTGGTAGCCAATGATCTCGCGGCCCTCGACCCGCAGCCGCATCCTCATCACCGAGGCATTGGCCACCACACGCCCCTCGTCGAGCACCGAGAAGGCTCGATAGTCATCGTTCCATCCACCCCACGCGCACCAGCGCCGGAAGTCCACGGTACGGAAGACCCGAGGCACATAGTCACAGAAGGCGGCTTGCAGCGCGGGATCGCGGTGGTCGATTTCCACGACGGCGGGGGTGGTCATGGCTGGAGTCTCCCGTGTTCCGCGCTCGGCGCCAGTCTCCAGGCCGCCGCCTGCCCGGGCGCTCCCCGCGAAAAAGCCATTGCGCATCCGGCGACGAGGTGTACCTTGTGCTTCGACGCGTCCCCCGCGTCTCCCATGATCTCCTCTCGCTAGACATCCTCCGCCACACGCGGTCTCTCGAGGTGAATCGCCTATCGCTCCTGGTAGGCCGGTCGCCTATTGGCCGTCCGATTGCACCATCGCGACAACGCTCCGCGGGTTTCCGCGGGAGTTCACGTCGTGAGCCGGTGACGGCGGAGTGAGGAACCCGACAAGCGAACGCTCCGAGGCCCTGCTGCCAGCCAGCGGATGGCTGCCTCGCGCTCGCTCGCCGTCCGTCGTCCGACGGGGCGAGCAGCCCGAAAGGCATCCAGGGCCACGGCTCTCATTCGCCGCGTCGATTCATCCGCGATCCCACAAGCCGTGCCGAACTGGAGGGCTGTATGAGAGTCGAAACCGTATTCAACCTCTTCAACTATGGTGTGTTTCCCGCGTGGGCGCTGCTGCTGTTCGCACCGCGTTGGAAGTGGACTCGGCGGCTGGTCCACTCCGTGCTGATACCCGTGCTGCTGGGAGTGGCGCATCTCGGCCTGATGCTGGGTTTGAATCTGAGTGCGTCCATCCCCGAGGGAGCCAGCGCGGCGAGTCTCCAGGGCGCCATGCTGCTCTTCAGCGACCCCTGGGTGGCGGTGCTCTGCTGGATCCACTACCTGGCGTTCGACCTGTTCGTCGGCGCGTGGATCGTCCGGGATGCGGGGCGTCGCGGGCTCCCCCATCTGGCGGTAGCCCCCTGTGTCCTGTTGACCATGATGTATGGCCCGACAGGGCTCCTGGTGTACCTCATCCTCCGGTTCTTCATGCGCAGGGCACTCACGCTTCAAGAGGAACCCGGGGCCGAGAAGGCCGCATGAGGCCCACCCTCTCGCCGTCGTGGCGAACGCAGGAGCAACGGCAGCTGCGCGCGCGGCGGCCGTCGTCGTTGACACACACCGGCCCGGAGCGGATCTCCAGTCCACTCCGGGCCAGGACGTTCACATCAGGGCTCCAGGCCCCACTGGAGGCCGCCGGAGACATATCCGGTCGCCTTGATCCAGTCCGCATACGTGGCGCCCGTCGAGGCAAAGGAGTAGTCGCCCGACTGCGTGTAGTTGCTCCAATCGGCTTTGGAGAACCGGACCTGGATCTCGATGCTCTGTCCGGCCGCGAGGCTGCCTGCCCCACTCGTGAAGCCAATCTCGAGGTAGTGATCGGCGCCGGTGGTCGGTGTCGCCAGCTTGACGAAGGTTCCGGTGACATTCGATCCGCCCACGTGGGACCAGTCGCAGAAGAAGCTCTGCGCCTTCTCTCCGTCAATGGTGTAGTAGTAGCGGAGCTTGACGGTCGAGAGCGCGACGGCGATCGTTCCCGTATTGATCAGCTTGAACCTCGGGCTGATGCCATTGACGGCCGCCGCCGTGGACCCGTTGTACATCTGCACCTTGATGTTCCCCGAGCCAGTGGAGGTCGTGTCGATCACCGTGATGGCCAGAACGGGTGAAGTGCCCGCGCTGAACTGGAAGGACAGGCTCGTCGTCCCGACCGGCTGCCTGGCCAGATAGCTCTTCGACAGGGTCACGATCGAGCCAGAGACGGTGTAATCCGTGCCGGACACGAGCGTCGCCGTGCCATTCTTGATGCCGCCGAAGGTATTTCCGTTCAGCGTCATCGTCACGGTGATGTCCGCTTGATTGCCCGTCTTCTTGTCGAAGGACGAGCTCGTCGGACTGATGGTCGACTGCTTGACCGGATCCGGGTCCGGATCCGGCGTGCCGCCCACCGGGTCGCCATAGACGATCCCGCGGCCGTTCGTGCCCACATAGACGCGGCCATACACCCGCGGATCTCCGGTGATCGTCGTGACCCTCGCGTATTGGTGCTGAGCGTCATTCACCCTCACCCAGGAAGCACCCCCATCGTCCGATCGGAAGAAACCGCGCACACCGTCGATCCTGGCGATGACGTACAGGGCCATGTAGCTCTGGCCCGGCGCCGCCTTCCCGAACCCGACTCCGTCGGCCTCCTGCACGTTCGCCAGCTTCGTGAAGGTCGCGCCGGAATCGATCGAATGCCACAGGCCATAGGGGCCGGGGCTCTCATTGCCACCAGCGAACCAGACGTCACCTTCACGGCCAGGAACGGCCTTGAGCGAGGCGGCTCCGCTGCTGGGAAGACCCGCCGCGGCCGTCTGGGTGAACGTGGCGCCTCCGTTGGTGCTGAGATAGAACCTGCCCGCCGAGTAGGCGTAGAACTTGTTCGGGTTCACGCGGTCGGCCGCGATCTTCGCGCCCGCCGGAATGCCGCTGCTGGCCGTCCAGGAATTGCCGCCCGACTTCGAGGAGTACACCCCCACATCCGACGTGCTCCACACGATGGCGTTGCCGTCGGCCGAGACCGCGACCGTCCCCCCGCCCTTCGTTCCCGTCGGCTCGGAGGAGGCCTTGTACCAGTTCGCGCCTCCGTCATGAGAGAGGCCCACCGACCTGGCATTGGCATCCGCCGAGTAATCCGCCATTCCCACACGGACCACGAAGCCCGGGTTGAGCTCCGCGTAGTCGATGCCGTACGTCGTGCTCCACGCCGGCACGGACATCGTCTTGGCGGGCGGTGCCGTCAGGTCATCATGGCGGAAGCCGGAAATGTCGCCCATGGCGCTGAGGAGCGGTGCTCCAGCCGGCGGGCTGATCAGCTCCATGATGGCCGTCTCCTCGATGCCCCTGGCCATGACGGAGATATTCACCTTGCCGCCGCTGTCCCAGTCCGTGAGGTTGTTCGTGCCGTACAGGGTCGCGCCCGTGCCGTACATCAGCCGGTTGGAGTTGAAGGGGTCGATCTCGAGATCCCCGATCATCCAACCCAGCTTGGGAGAAGGCGTCGGCGGGATGGGCTCGATGCCCAGCGACAGCCAGGGAGCTCCCGAGATGTCTTGCGTGTAGCGGAGCTTCCGGCTCGGGTAGCCATCCCAGTCCCAGATCGCCGTCCAGGTCGCACCGCCGTTCGTGCTGCGGAAGAGGTTGGCATCCGGCCACCAGCTGTTCAGCGTGGCGACCACGAGCGTGTCCGGGTGCTGGGCATCGACGGCGAGACCACCGTAGCCATAATAGTTGTCCGTGCTGCTGCTCGGCACGGGGCTGATGTTCGTCCAGACCCCCGTCTGGGTGTTGAACCTCCAGACATCTCCCTTGGTGCCGTCGTAGGGACCGACGCCATCGCTATAGGTGATGTAGAGGTTGCCATTGGAGGCGAGCTCACCGTGGTGCGGCAGAAAGCCGACGGGCTGGCCGGGAATCGCCTCCCAGGTGGCGCCGCCGTCCGTGCTGCGGCAGAGGTTGTTCTCCTTGTCCGCGACTCCCACGTAGAGGGTCTGCGTCGCGCTGCCCGCCGTCCCCGTGCCCGGGTCGAACGTGATCCATGCCAGCCCGACAATGTCATTCCCGTAGGAGTTGTTCGGATCTTGAACGTAGGTCCCGGGGTTGGGGAATTGGGTGACTTTCGTCCAGGTCGCGCCGTAGTCCGTGCTCTTCCAGAGCCCGTTGCCGCTGCGGGCGCCGAAGAACAGGATGTTGTTCTTGTTCGGATCAATCACCAGGCGCTCCCCCATGGAGCGCCCGGGCATGTTGCCGCCGACCTTGAAGGGAAGGGGCGTCACCTGCCACGTGTCCCCCTTGTCGGTCGAACGCATGATCTGCCCGTTCGTATCCCAGTCATTCGTATAGGTGCCGGTCGCCATGTAGACGCGGTTTGGCTCGACCGGGTCGGTGGCCAGGGCATCGACACCATTCTTATTCCAATCCACCCAGCCCGTCGTGTCGGAGAGCGGAATCCAACTGGAGGTCGCGGCATTCCAGCGGTACGCACCGCCAATGTCCGTCCGGGCGTAGATCAAATCCTTCTGCTTCTTGTTGAAGATGATTCCCGGAATGAAACCGCCCCCGCCTCCCGTCACGACGTCGCGCCAGTTGTAGGCGGCGCTCGGAGCCGCTCGCGCCTCGGGGACAAGGCCACTCCAGGCCGAGCCAATGGCCGCGGCCAATAGAAGGAAAATGCCAGTCCTGCCGAAATGCCTCGTGTACACCGTCGTCACCCCCATGCGATTGGAACCACTCAACCTGGCCCAAAAACCAGACTGGGTTAAACGTTTCGTAACGTTCTCATACTGTGGGAGTGCAAATCTGTAAAAACCAGGGAAAACGATCTAGAGCTGAGATTCCAGCGACACGATGGGCCAGATTGGCTTGACACATCGTGTCGATTTTCGCCGTGGTTGTAGGTTCTCAGTCAGGGCTGAGCATCGTGTTTCCAATCGTGAAACGAGCCGCGAGAAGAGTGGGTGGCACCGCGGCCCGAAGCGCTCGTCGCGGGAGGACGCGGCTCGGGGGAGTTTGGATTGTTGTAAACGGGTGAAAAGCACTCCATCGCCGGTCCTCGGCCTCCCCCCTCGACACTTCACGCGGCCACTTTCTTGAAGCTCCCGCGGACGGTGGCTGGACCGTCACGGCGCGACGAAGAGACAGCGCGTGATGGGAACGATGATGTCCGCGAGTACGTACAGGTAGTACGTCTTGCCCGGCGTCAGCGCCGGAGGCTGGCCTCCCGCTGGGAAGCGCTGCGACATGCTGGCGGGGACGACTCCGTAGCGCACCGTTCCACTCTCGACCCCGGCGCCCTCGGCGGGCGCGTCGAGCCGCCAGAGCGTGCCCTCGGGCAGATCGAGGTTGGGCGGCACCGTCGGTGACGTGCTCTCCTGCTCGAGGACGTACACGTAGCGGGCCTTGCCCCCTCTCCACTGGAGCAGGCCCTGTGCGTCGACTCCCTCCCCCTTCGTGCACGCCGTTGGCCGGTAGAGACGCTGATCGTCCAGGGGGCCCGCGCCGTACGGCTGATCGGCGAAGTCCTCGCGCTTGAAGCCGCGCTGGAAGAGCTCGGACTGGAAGAAGCGCGCCATCCGCTCGGGGTCGGTCGTGACGAAGATGGAGTCCAACGGACGCTCCGGCGAGGCCCGCGAGAAGCCGTTGTTGTGCTCGCGGGGGTAGGCGCCGAACCCCACGGTGTTGATCCACCCGGCGCCCATGGCCAGGCCACGGGGGTTGAAGGAGTTGATGAAGTTGCCCGGAGACTCGATGAACCAGTTGGACGTCCCCTTGGGGGCGCGCGTCGAGTGGCAGCAGACGCAGGCCGTCGCCTCGATCTGGGAGCGCACCCAGCCGACCTCGGCGGCGTACGCCGCGTCCTTCATGCGCGGATCTTCCCGCTCCGCGTTCGGGGCGGGCGGCACCGCGTAGTACGGACGCTGGGTCCGCACGCGGTCGCAGCTCGCGTAATCATCGAAGTGACGGCCCGGCTCGGTGGCGCCGGAGATCATCTCCCACGTGCAGACCTTGCCCCCTTCCGACAGGCCCGGCGGCTCTCCCGGCTTGGGGTCCACACACG is drawn from Cystobacter fuscus DSM 2262 and contains these coding sequences:
- a CDS encoding glycoside hydrolase, giving the protein MSIQARKSFSWAARVATSLVAALTLGATQARADYVATPNPSSTFGTWQGWGCSLAWWAHAFGDREDLADAVFTHNAAVSLSTNAGTYSVPGLGMNVVRYNIGGYGTRAVGTTVPLYPSTSTLPDFKRIPGYWLDWSSTDPSSSSFDWNTDSRQRNMMWKARDRGANVFEAFSNSPMWWMDYNKSSAGSNGGGDNLQSWNHGDFARYLATVVKYAKDHWGVNFTTVEPFNEPAETWWTYPKNQEGCHFDNATQRQVLGHLRTELNNRGLQNVGISASDENSPDRALSTWNAFDATTKGLVNQMNVHGYSGLEPYRGPNRGPLYSATSGKRRWVSEYGDGDGSGMPMADSIMRDLWEYHPSAWVYWQPFDSGGWGLVQSNPGDNWIGTANAKWYVMAQFSRHIRPGMTLLSGDDRNTVFAYDAAARKLVVVTVNFATAQWINYDLSRFGTVSGPITRWSTVTASGGERYAQYRDTSLSGKRFWSWFPANTVQTFEVQGISP
- a CDS encoding PKD domain-containing protein, yielding MKPCVAAVVGLLLLAPVEAFSFATGKDVTFVSVELLDSTGTADSCDDDGVLDTGETARVHVTLRNNGTERLAKTSMTLSSEDPDVSFPKGEKVLFPASDPGKNTSAELTMRLSGPAKPRDITLRIDYRDDEQQVPGDKTHTAVYRVNTDELPGTSTHETVESPHHPWTLAASTKNLSPWTRQIDPTDTNWFFRGPNNAVIGELTLVSPPLQVSETEAFRFTFQHRYSFERLDSNVSYDGAVIELSPDGGKTWVNIGTSVDPTYNSTIYASGDNPLKGWKAYGGQSPGYPAFAPATANLATNYAGKTVLLRFRIGTDSEQGDTGWDLDDLQFEGLVNTPFSSSGPHRGLCLNRVPVANAGPDQTVNERRLVTLSGSGTDPEGRPLTYEWKQTKGPTVSLSDASAPNPTFVSPKVTADTDFQFELRVRDEVNTSLPDSVNVRVRDLPQGNHAPTVTAKLELSVFELDTVTLEASGTDADGDPLTYQWTQVGRPPVTLDGATTEKATFVAPEVTETLKLTFQIVASDGEQSSAPVTVTVTVNNREHAPVAAVEPVDAVEEGSLVTLKGSATDEDGVTRFAYTWKQVSGPSVSLSDRDTASPSFTAPNVDKETKLIFQLVVSDGKLDSKPVRVTVVVQDTSLEAQAGADQRVREGSGVTLNGSDSKGTGLDYTWTQVDGPPVNLILAGSKAMFNTPDVDEETALTFQLQVTDGRGRSSEDTVTVRVTDQLPSAPDSGCGCAGGQDGGVPMAVLLLLSALGFRFPKKS
- a CDS encoding GNAT family N-acetyltransferase, yielding MTTPAVVEIDHRDPALQAAFCDYVPRVFRTVDFRRWCAWGGWNDDYRAFSVLDEGRVVANASVMRMRLRVEGREIIGYQFGAVGCVPSHRGRGLSRVVMRAALESCGEAPVLLFANENVLGFYPRFGFTPRTQALFGAAFHAVPGGEPAPVLELEEAQVRSGLVSLSEEGLPVTDHFGSRGHARIASWYAANAFSRPLRQLHADAWVFAGVEDGTLYIDDIFAREPFDLRPHIPRLIDQPITAVHFGFTPERWWPRAEVVGEDSEAYLFVRNLGPPSGPHRFPVMART
- a CDS encoding ABA4-like family protein; translated protein: MRVETVFNLFNYGVFPAWALLLFAPRWKWTRRLVHSVLIPVLLGVAHLGLMLGLNLSASIPEGASAASLQGAMLLFSDPWVAVLCWIHYLAFDLFVGAWIVRDAGRRGLPHLAVAPCVLLTMMYGPTGLLVYLILRFFMRRALTLQEEPGAEKAA
- a CDS encoding X2-like carbohydrate binding domain-containing protein, whose amino-acid sequence is MAAAIGSAWSGLVPEARAAPSAAYNWRDVVTGGGGGFIPGIIFNKKQKDLIYARTDIGGAYRWNAATSSWIPLSDTTGWVDWNKNGVDALATDPVEPNRVYMATGTYTNDWDTNGQIMRSTDKGDTWQVTPLPFKVGGNMPGRSMGERLVIDPNKNNILFFGARSGNGLWKSTDYGATWTKVTQFPNPGTYVQDPNNSYGNDIVGLAWITFDPGTGTAGSATQTLYVGVADKENNLCRSTDGGATWEAIPGQPVGFLPHHGELASNGNLYITYSDGVGPYDGTKGDVWRFNTQTGVWTNISPVPSSSTDNYYGYGGLAVDAQHPDTLVVATLNSWWPDANLFRSTNGGATWTAIWDWDGYPSRKLRYTQDISGAPWLSLGIEPIPPTPSPKLGWMIGDLEIDPFNSNRLMYGTGATLYGTNNLTDWDSGGKVNISVMARGIEETAIMELISPPAGAPLLSAMGDISGFRHDDLTAPPAKTMSVPAWSTTYGIDYAELNPGFVVRVGMADYSADANARSVGLSHDGGANWYKASSEPTGTKGGGTVAVSADGNAIVWSTSDVGVYSSKSGGNSWTASSGIPAGAKIAADRVNPNKFYAYSAGRFYLSTNGGATFTQTAAAGLPSSGAASLKAVPGREGDVWFAGGNESPGPYGLWHSIDSGATFTKLANVQEADGVGFGKAAPGQSYMALYVIARIDGVRGFFRSDDGGASWVRVNDAQHQYARVTTITGDPRVYGRVYVGTNGRGIVYGDPVGGTPDPDPDPVKQSTISPTSSSFDKKTGNQADITVTMTLNGNTFGGIKNGTATLVSGTDYTVSGSIVTLSKSYLARQPVGTTSLSFQFSAGTSPVLAITVIDTTSTGSGNIKVQMYNGSTAAAVNGISPRFKLINTGTIAVALSTVKLRYYYTIDGEKAQSFFCDWSHVGGSNVTGTFVKLATPTTGADHYLEIGFTSGAGSLAAGQSIEIQVRFSKADWSNYTQSGDYSFASTGATYADWIKATGYVSGGLQWGLEP